A genomic stretch from Kribbella amoyensis includes:
- a CDS encoding helix-turn-helix domain-containing protein, whose translation MDETFAALLRSRRLALGLTQERLAELAGVSPQAIGMLERGVRRFPQRTTLDKLGDAFELTPAERTAFEQIASRGRVPTDSTETPGPLWTAPLQLPGATPNFVGRDEHLDQLTGLLTNRSGPPGSPAIATIQGMPGVGKTSLALVVAHAVAARYPDGVVHLDLRGFGPGEPLAPSTALARVLESTGLPADELPARFEDLVTTFRTRFADRRVLLVLDNAAELGQVTPLIPASAGCGVLVTSRRTLTALQAGRHVHLDPLTPDDSVELFTSITGRDDHDPAVRRIAELCGHLPLAITIAAAWLVRRPAWSADDLALRLADESRRLDLLGTDDLDVRASVTFSIDQLTAGERPEDLAAADAFALLSLPDGPDLTAQTAAPLLGSSDAAADRVLEYLVDLHLLQSPHPGRYRFHDLVRTYARELADDLDPARRDSAFARYLTYYLAAGWRACELSDAGSARFAWSGPDWRSTGPAFTEAGAGLDWIDRELANILAVIDRTGQREDTAETTAGLLIGLFGYFTARGHLGEWLDAIDQMVHRPIAPWSRAQLQADAAIAATELARYDEASERFEAAAAGFEAVGDLRGQSMVANNHARLFTRRRLYDEALPYVERGLAINRKLDNDRGISFSLAGLAEIYGELGRHHEEVEYTKESLEYLERSGSTRHVANTLIDLGVAHARLGRTELGVDEARQGLRQLEALGQVGNCSDGQVWIGWILALAGRHREAVGSYEEGLSIAVELADRRREANARFRLGVSQLALGDRPEADLNLDFALGFYREHRPEVADDIEAILTGGPPAAAAFAARSTII comes from the coding sequence GTGGACGAGACATTCGCGGCGCTGCTGCGGAGCCGGCGACTGGCTCTTGGCCTGACCCAGGAACGACTGGCCGAGCTGGCGGGCGTGAGTCCCCAGGCGATCGGCATGCTCGAGCGAGGAGTTCGGCGCTTCCCGCAGCGGACGACCCTCGACAAACTCGGTGACGCCTTCGAACTGACTCCGGCGGAACGGACGGCGTTCGAGCAGATCGCCTCCCGGGGCAGGGTCCCGACCGACAGCACCGAGACACCCGGACCGCTGTGGACCGCGCCGCTGCAGTTGCCTGGGGCGACGCCGAACTTCGTCGGCCGGGACGAGCACCTCGACCAGCTGACCGGGTTGCTGACGAACCGGTCAGGTCCCCCGGGCAGTCCGGCGATCGCCACGATCCAGGGCATGCCCGGTGTCGGCAAGACCTCGCTCGCGCTGGTCGTGGCCCACGCGGTGGCGGCCCGGTATCCCGACGGAGTCGTCCACCTCGACCTCCGCGGGTTCGGACCGGGCGAACCGCTGGCGCCGTCGACCGCACTGGCCCGCGTCCTGGAGTCGACCGGGCTCCCCGCCGACGAGCTACCCGCTCGGTTCGAAGACCTGGTGACCACCTTCCGTACCCGCTTCGCCGACCGGCGGGTGCTGTTGGTCCTCGACAACGCGGCCGAGCTCGGTCAGGTCACGCCGCTGATTCCGGCCAGTGCCGGCTGCGGCGTCCTGGTCACCAGCCGCAGGACGCTGACCGCCCTGCAGGCCGGCCGGCATGTCCACCTCGATCCGCTGACCCCCGACGACTCGGTCGAGTTGTTCACGTCGATCACCGGCCGGGACGACCACGATCCCGCCGTACGGCGCATCGCGGAGCTGTGCGGCCACCTCCCGCTGGCCATCACGATCGCCGCGGCCTGGCTGGTGCGCCGCCCGGCCTGGTCCGCCGACGACCTCGCCCTACGCCTCGCCGACGAGTCCCGCCGCCTGGATCTTCTCGGCACCGACGACCTCGACGTCCGCGCCAGCGTCACCTTCTCCATCGACCAGCTCACCGCCGGCGAGAGGCCGGAGGACCTCGCTGCCGCCGATGCCTTCGCGTTGCTCTCGCTCCCTGACGGCCCCGACCTCACTGCCCAGACAGCCGCTCCCCTGCTGGGCTCCTCCGACGCAGCGGCCGACCGCGTCCTCGAGTACCTGGTCGACCTGCACCTGCTGCAGTCGCCGCATCCGGGCCGGTACCGCTTTCACGACCTCGTCCGCACGTACGCCCGCGAGCTCGCCGACGACCTCGATCCGGCGCGCCGGGACAGCGCGTTCGCCCGCTATCTGACCTACTACCTGGCCGCCGGCTGGCGCGCCTGCGAACTGTCCGACGCCGGGAGCGCCCGGTTCGCCTGGTCCGGTCCGGACTGGCGCAGTACCGGACCCGCCTTCACCGAAGCGGGTGCCGGCCTGGACTGGATCGACCGCGAACTGGCGAACATCCTGGCGGTGATCGACCGGACAGGTCAGCGGGAGGACACCGCCGAGACGACCGCCGGTCTGCTGATCGGCCTGTTCGGCTATTTCACCGCCCGCGGCCACCTCGGCGAGTGGCTCGACGCGATCGACCAGATGGTCCACCGGCCGATCGCGCCGTGGAGCCGCGCGCAGTTGCAGGCCGACGCTGCCATCGCCGCGACCGAGTTGGCGCGCTACGACGAGGCGTCCGAACGCTTCGAGGCCGCGGCCGCCGGCTTCGAGGCGGTCGGCGACCTGCGCGGCCAGTCCATGGTCGCGAACAACCATGCCCGCCTCTTCACGCGGCGTCGTCTGTACGACGAAGCCCTCCCCTACGTCGAGCGTGGTCTCGCGATCAACCGCAAGCTCGACAACGACCGTGGCATCAGCTTCTCGCTGGCCGGCCTCGCCGAGATCTACGGCGAACTGGGCCGCCATCACGAAGAGGTCGAGTACACCAAAGAATCCCTCGAGTACCTCGAGCGGTCCGGCAGCACGCGCCACGTCGCCAACACGTTGATCGATCTCGGCGTGGCCCATGCCCGCCTCGGCCGGACCGAACTCGGCGTCGACGAAGCCCGGCAGGGCCTGCGGCAACTGGAGGCGCTGGGACAGGTGGGCAACTGTTCGGACGGGCAGGTCTGGATCGGCTGGATCCTCGCCCTGGCCGGACGGCACCGGGAGGCGGTCGGCAGCTACGAGGAAGGCCTGAGTATCGCGGTGGAGCTCGCGGATCGCCGCCGGGAGGCCAACGCCCGCTTCCGGCTCGGGGTGAGTCAGCTCGCGCTCGGCGACCGGCCGGAGGCGGACCTCAACCTCGACTTCGCGCTCGGCTTCTACCGGGAGCACCGGCCCGAGGTCGCCGACGACATCGAGGCGATCCTGACCGGTGGACCGCCGGCGGCCGCAGCCTTCGCGGCACGCTCCACCATCATCTGA